One Hugenholtzia roseola DSM 9546 DNA segment encodes these proteins:
- a CDS encoding DUF420 domain-containing protein — MSNQMPLKSNTPMLWVIRVVSVLIPLVVALLLYIDRFYTLEVGFDTKVLPHLNAFLNSGTALMLITGFVFIKNKNIQLHRLCMMTAFVLSSFFLISYVLYHATQPSTPFGGEGLIRYFYFFILLTHIVLAAVVVPLVLLAIYYAFSNQIEKHKKMVKWTFPVWTYVAITGVLVYLMISPYYV; from the coding sequence ATGTCGAATCAAATGCCTTTAAAAAGTAATACGCCCATGCTTTGGGTTATTCGCGTCGTTTCGGTGCTTATTCCGCTTGTTGTGGCGTTGCTTCTCTACATCGACCGCTTTTATACCTTAGAAGTGGGCTTCGATACCAAAGTTTTGCCTCACCTCAACGCCTTCCTCAATTCGGGAACTGCCCTGATGCTTATTACGGGTTTTGTTTTTATTAAAAATAAAAATATCCAACTGCATCGCCTTTGTATGATGACTGCCTTTGTACTTTCCTCTTTTTTCCTAATTTCTTACGTACTCTATCACGCCACACAACCTTCTACACCCTTTGGGGGCGAGGGGCTGATTCGCTACTTCTACTTTTTTATCTTGCTAACCCATATTGTCTTGGCGGCAGTGGTTGTTCCTTTGGTTTTGTTAGCTATTTACTATGCTTTTTCTAATCAGATAGAAAAGCACAAGAAAATGGTCAAATGGACGTTCCCCGTCTGGACTTATGTCGCCATTACAGGGGTCTTGGTCTATTTGATGATTAGTCCCTACTATGTCTAA
- the carA gene encoding glutamine-hydrolyzing carbamoyl-phosphate synthase small subunit produces MRYTKRKKAVLLLEDGTCYDGFSIGKVGTTGGEVCFNTGMTGYQEIYTDPSYYGQVVVNTNSHIGNYGIIESEVESASVKIKGLAVRNFSDIFSRLSAKHSLQDYLEMAGIVGIAEIDTRALVRHIRHKGAMNCLISSEDLPIAALKDKLKNIPDMKGLELSSFVTTDKPFLLGSETAKYRIAVLDLGIKRSILQNFVERGAVCRVFPARTTFAQMEEWKPDGYFISNGPGDPASMDYAIETVRHILAANKPIFGICLGHQILAQAVGIGTYKMHNGHRGLNHPVKNLVSGKCEITSQNHGFAVSREQLEAHIEVEETHRNLNDNTVAGIRLKNKKAFSVQYHPESAPGPHDSRYLFDDFIALLQN; encoded by the coding sequence ATGAGATACACCAAACGCAAAAAAGCAGTCCTTTTGCTCGAGGACGGCACTTGTTACGACGGCTTCTCGATTGGCAAAGTCGGCACCACAGGCGGCGAAGTCTGTTTCAATACAGGCATGACTGGCTATCAGGAAATTTACACCGACCCTTCTTACTATGGGCAAGTGGTTGTCAATACCAATTCACATATCGGCAATTACGGCATCATCGAGTCGGAAGTAGAGTCGGCAAGTGTCAAGATTAAAGGCTTGGCGGTACGCAACTTTTCCGATATTTTTTCTCGCCTCTCTGCCAAACATTCCTTGCAAGACTACTTAGAAATGGCGGGTATTGTGGGCATTGCCGAAATAGACACACGCGCTTTGGTGCGCCATATCCGCCATAAAGGGGCAATGAACTGCCTTATTTCGTCGGAAGATTTGCCCATAGCGGCATTGAAAGACAAATTAAAAAATATTCCTGATATGAAGGGCTTGGAGTTGTCATCTTTTGTTACAACTGACAAGCCTTTTTTATTAGGCTCGGAAACGGCAAAATATAGGATTGCCGTCTTAGATTTGGGTATTAAGCGCAGTATCCTGCAAAATTTTGTCGAGCGCGGAGCGGTTTGTAGGGTCTTTCCTGCCCGCACTACCTTTGCCCAGATGGAGGAGTGGAAACCCGACGGCTATTTTATTTCCAACGGACCGGGCGACCCTGCCAGCATGGACTATGCCATCGAGACCGTCCGCCATATCTTGGCTGCCAATAAGCCCATTTTCGGGATTTGTTTGGGACATCAGATTTTGGCGCAAGCAGTGGGCATAGGCACTTACAAGATGCACAATGGACATCGCGGGCTAAATCACCCTGTCAAAAATCTTGTTTCGGGCAAATGTGAAATTACTTCTCAAAATCACGGTTTTGCCGTCAGCAGAGAGCAGCTCGAAGCCCATATAGAGGTGGAAGAAACCCATCGAAACCTAAATGACAACACTGTGGCAGGGATTCGCCTCAAAAATAAGAAAGCCTTTTCGGTACAATATCACCCCGAATCTGCCCCCGGTCCTCACGATTCGCGTTATCTTTTTGATGACTTTATCGCATTGCTGCAAAACTAA
- a CDS encoding TonB-dependent receptor domain-containing protein — MQNYPNYFTFPFVRQFQHWKSKTITTLVFMTVCHFYSGIFFPLKAQNSTQNPPQDSPQDSTSFNHSERESITWNNPRLPKVESLRLQSIPLLLPLENELLNISTKDIQLNKILFVELVEEMPPPNLRNYAKLNVGNYAAWQLESLLELTPQEDWTIEPFINLRGTLWGEKDRRNSSFSQADVSLKQKISLNEKTKTTNWVQFRRQAFGLYGYQISPEQTPPDWKRIRQTAYSFSVIQDLYKRHIGNSNSFLRLKGNYFFDNPKKEKRSKELTANLHFNNTFYFDNKMRPLAERLLYEEEHTKVKTLPLYFFSEIDWKNDISHYSPQNLPTDSLTFEQTRFFSQLGLEWGVKNKKWTLSAGLQTLYSRAAFLQQTALQTKRQWHFFPKLSASYLLAPLHTNFYLNSFSASQPIHLEELSIENPYYAFALVLPNLIRWRNEIGAKIDFSKNFNYKMSAFKPMPSVATLAQVEFIYERVENLPLWIHSPQDSTTFSLITDRAQVFQLHFEAQVRFSHLPLRFFASTDLMKYQLQNQQQAWYLPTWIGNVGVEYLFLKKIEAELTWLWQTGRSYQRATEVGKLPDIHELNLAFGYLMSKNWTVSAGCRNVLGLQREDFWGYDRLRWQAFAGAKYAF, encoded by the coding sequence ATGCAAAATTATCCTAACTATTTTACCTTTCCTTTTGTGCGGCAATTTCAACATTGGAAAAGTAAGACAATAACTACACTTGTTTTTATGACGGTATGCCATTTTTATAGTGGTATTTTTTTTCCCTTAAAAGCCCAAAATTCAACCCAAAATCCGCCGCAAGATTCCCCACAAGATAGCACCTCTTTCAATCATTCCGAGCGCGAATCCATCACTTGGAACAATCCGCGCCTTCCGAAGGTGGAAAGTTTGCGCTTGCAGTCCATTCCTTTGCTGCTGCCCTTAGAAAATGAACTTTTGAATATTTCTACCAAAGATATACAACTAAATAAAATACTATTTGTAGAATTAGTTGAGGAAATGCCGCCGCCGAATCTTCGCAACTACGCCAAGTTGAATGTAGGCAATTATGCCGCTTGGCAGCTTGAAAGCCTACTTGAACTCACCCCCCAAGAAGATTGGACGATAGAGCCTTTCATCAATCTACGTGGCACGCTTTGGGGCGAAAAAGATAGGCGCAACTCCTCTTTTTCGCAGGCAGATGTGTCTTTAAAACAAAAAATCAGCCTCAATGAAAAAACAAAAACTACGAATTGGGTGCAATTTCGCCGTCAAGCCTTCGGGTTGTATGGCTACCAAATAAGCCCCGAACAGACTCCACCCGATTGGAAGCGCATCAGGCAGACGGCTTATAGTTTTTCAGTTATTCAAGATTTATATAAAAGGCATATTGGAAACTCAAATTCTTTTTTGCGTTTAAAAGGAAACTACTTTTTCGACAACCCCAAAAAAGAAAAACGCAGCAAGGAACTAACGGCAAACTTGCATTTTAATAATACTTTCTATTTTGACAACAAAATGCGCCCACTTGCCGAGCGGCTTCTTTATGAAGAGGAGCATACAAAGGTAAAAACCTTACCTCTGTACTTTTTTTCGGAAATAGATTGGAAAAATGACATCTCCCATTATAGCCCCCAGAATCTACCAACGGATTCTCTGACTTTTGAGCAGACGCGCTTTTTCAGTCAATTAGGTTTGGAATGGGGTGTCAAAAATAAAAAATGGACGCTTAGTGCAGGGCTGCAAACTTTGTATAGTCGAGCCGCTTTTTTGCAGCAGACGGCACTGCAAACCAAACGGCAGTGGCATTTCTTTCCCAAATTAAGTGCGAGCTATCTGCTTGCACCCTTGCACACAAATTTTTATTTGAATAGTTTTTCTGCCTCACAACCTATTCATTTAGAAGAACTTAGCATAGAAAATCCCTATTATGCCTTTGCCTTAGTGTTGCCAAATTTAATTAGGTGGCGCAATGAAATTGGTGCGAAAATAGATTTTTCTAAAAATTTCAATTACAAAATGTCTGCCTTCAAACCCATGCCCAGTGTTGCAACTTTGGCGCAGGTAGAATTTATTTATGAGCGTGTAGAAAACCTGCCACTTTGGATACATAGTCCCCAAGACTCGACAACTTTTAGCCTTATTACTGACCGCGCACAGGTTTTTCAACTGCATTTTGAAGCACAAGTACGCTTTTCCCATTTGCCTTTGCGCTTTTTTGCTAGTACCGATTTGATGAAATATCAACTTCAAAATCAGCAACAGGCGTGGTATTTGCCCACTTGGATAGGAAATGTAGGGGTAGAATACCTATTTTTGAAAAAAATAGAAGCAGAACTTACATGGCTTTGGCAGACAGGTAGAAGCTATCAAAGGGCGACAGAGGTAGGAAAGCTACCTGATATTCACGAATTAAACCTTGCTTTCGGCTATTTGATGTCGAAAAATTGGACTGTTTCGGCAGGTTGTCGCAATGTTTTGGGTTTGCAGCGAGAGGATTTTTGGGGATATGACCGCCTCCGTTGGCAGGCTTTTGCAGGGGCTAAGTATGCTTTCTAA